A window of the Butyricimonas virosa genome harbors these coding sequences:
- a CDS encoding arginine deiminase family protein, which produces MSKIVEVNVQSEIGKLNGVILHTPGEEVENMTPENAERALYSDILNLSIARKEYKQLSEVLGKITTTYQVKDLLTNILKDDATKLEVLNRIEKIEPFIAEQTPKGSIKDQLLDEDAEDLARLLIEGVEMKRDTLTKFLNKDWYDLRPLHNFFFTRDASMSMYNEVLIGRMANAVRDREAIIMQSIFDFTPGFNTKTLNLATTPDPLRKLTIEGGDVQIARDDILVIGNGTRTSTRAIDALMYNFINRNEDKVQHILVQELPHSPESFIHLDMVFTFLDKDKCMVYEPLIMSPGNYQTVHIKIQHGKLISIRREKTLLHALKKLGMDLEPVYCGGEDETWNMEREQWHSGANFFCVAPGKVLGYARNNYTVEAMNNAGFEIIRANDVISNKVDLNKYEKYMITIEGSELPRGGGGARCMTMPINRDAVEW; this is translated from the coding sequence ATGTCTAAGATTGTAGAGGTAAATGTTCAATCCGAAATCGGAAAACTGAATGGAGTAATACTCCATACACCAGGCGAGGAGGTAGAAAACATGACTCCCGAGAACGCTGAGAGGGCGCTCTATAGCGATATTCTAAATTTATCAATCGCACGAAAAGAATACAAACAACTCAGTGAGGTTTTAGGTAAAATCACGACAACCTATCAAGTCAAAGACCTCCTGACAAACATTTTAAAAGACGATGCTACAAAACTGGAAGTGTTGAATCGCATCGAAAAAATAGAACCGTTCATTGCAGAACAAACACCCAAGGGATCGATCAAAGATCAATTATTGGATGAAGATGCAGAAGATTTGGCCCGTTTGCTGATCGAAGGGGTTGAAATGAAACGTGACACGTTGACCAAATTCTTGAATAAAGATTGGTACGACTTGCGCCCGTTACATAATTTCTTCTTCACCCGCGATGCATCCATGAGCATGTACAACGAAGTGCTTATCGGTAGAATGGCCAATGCAGTTCGAGACCGCGAGGCGATCATCATGCAATCTATTTTCGATTTTACACCCGGATTTAACACCAAGACATTGAATCTGGCCACGACACCCGATCCCCTTCGTAAATTAACCATCGAAGGCGGTGACGTACAGATTGCACGGGATGATATATTGGTTATCGGTAACGGTACGCGCACGTCAACCCGCGCTATCGATGCCTTGATGTATAACTTTATCAACCGAAACGAAGACAAGGTGCAACATATTCTTGTACAGGAACTCCCCCATTCCCCGGAATCCTTCATTCACCTGGATATGGTGTTCACCTTCCTGGATAAGGACAAATGTATGGTTTACGAGCCCTTGATTATGAGTCCGGGCAATTACCAGACGGTTCACATCAAGATTCAACATGGAAAACTAATCAGCATCCGTCGGGAAAAGACATTGTTACACGCCCTGAAAAAACTGGGTATGGACTTGGAACCCGTGTATTGCGGTGGAGAAGACGAAACTTGGAACATGGAGAGAGAACAATGGCATAGCGGTGCAAACTTCTTCTGCGTGGCCCCGGGTAAAGTGTTAGGCTACGCACGTAACAACTATACCGTTGAAGCCATGAATAATGCCGGATTTGAAATTATTCGTGCTAATGACGTGATCAGCAATAAAGTCGATCTGAACAAATACGAAAAATACATGATCACCATCGAGGGGTCAGAACTTCCTCGCGGAGGTGGTGGAGCAAGATGCATGACCATGCCGATCAACCGCGATGCTGTTGAATGGTAA
- the ubiE gene encoding bifunctional demethylmenaquinone methyltransferase/2-methoxy-6-polyprenyl-1,4-benzoquinol methylase UbiE — protein sequence MAKKEKVQEMFNGIAPKYDLLNHLLSMGIDKSWRKKAMKVVGAGRKDLVLDIACGTGDFSIEALKHGVKRVVGADISENMLAVAREKAKAKGLSDQLDFQFGDSENLTFDSNTFDAVTVAFGVRNFEHLELGLTEMCRVLKPGGKVVILEFSTPEHFPMKQLYNFYFRYILPFVGGVISGNRKAYEYLPASVFAFPQGKNFLDIMRGAGYSNVSQQRLTFGIASLYVGEK from the coding sequence ATGGCTAAAAAAGAGAAGGTACAGGAGATGTTTAACGGGATCGCACCGAAGTACGATTTGTTGAATCATCTGTTGTCAATGGGTATAGATAAAAGCTGGCGTAAGAAGGCAATGAAAGTTGTCGGTGCGGGGCGAAAGGATTTGGTGTTGGATATTGCTTGTGGGACGGGAGATTTTTCAATCGAAGCGTTGAAACATGGAGTGAAACGAGTGGTCGGGGCCGACATTTCGGAAAATATGTTGGCCGTGGCACGGGAGAAAGCAAAAGCAAAGGGGTTATCTGATCAGCTTGATTTTCAGTTTGGGGATAGCGAGAACCTCACCTTCGATTCAAATACTTTTGATGCCGTGACGGTTGCTTTTGGCGTGCGTAATTTTGAACATCTTGAATTAGGATTGACGGAAATGTGTCGAGTATTGAAACCCGGGGGAAAGGTGGTCATTCTGGAATTTTCGACACCAGAGCATTTTCCGATGAAACAGTTGTATAATTTCTATTTTAGATATATCCTGCCTTTTGTGGGAGGGGTGATTTCCGGGAACCGGAAGGCGTATGAATATTTACCCGCTTCAGTGTTTGCGTTTCCGCAAGGGAAGAATTTTCTGGATATTATGCGGGGTGCCGGTTACTCGAATGTTTCGCAACAGCGGTTGACTTTTGGAATAGCCAGTTTATATGTAGGAGAGAAATGA
- a CDS encoding BT1926 family outer membrane beta-barrel protein codes for MLKRVLTIAIIMTGSVLLANAQTKDDFTPKKGDKSVSLNLGVGSFVGMEAPAPDLSTYNISAPQTSWFDKQLSLNFEFRWMFAKKWALKAMGGFSFKHNPEYKALPGNSTDGKFETGDIPDYNFVTSKDKIKYSIVLGAERYVKTKYDKLFFRYGGEFGFSYGKQEAKANDESYLGKSIGEAFGYRVAGVTGFDYFVSKALFISIEIRPIAYDYTVYNIRPQVGLKLLSSDSHGFDFLSNPMLKIGLDSKVHT; via the coding sequence ATGCTAAAAAGAGTATTGACAATTGCTATCATCATGACAGGATCGGTACTGCTTGCCAACGCACAAACAAAAGATGATTTTACACCTAAGAAAGGGGACAAATCCGTCTCTTTAAATTTAGGCGTAGGTTCTTTTGTCGGTATGGAAGCCCCGGCCCCGGATTTGAGCACCTACAATATCTCCGCCCCTCAAACCAGCTGGTTTGATAAACAATTATCTCTGAATTTCGAATTCAGATGGATGTTTGCGAAAAAATGGGCGCTGAAAGCAATGGGAGGATTTTCATTCAAGCACAACCCCGAGTACAAAGCTTTACCCGGCAATAGCACTGACGGAAAATTCGAAACCGGAGACATTCCAGATTACAATTTCGTAACATCAAAAGATAAGATAAAGTATTCTATCGTCCTCGGAGCGGAAAGATACGTGAAAACCAAATATGACAAGCTATTTTTCCGTTATGGAGGTGAATTTGGATTTTCTTACGGGAAACAAGAAGCAAAAGCGAATGACGAATCCTATTTAGGAAAATCTATCGGAGAAGCTTTCGGATACCGGGTTGCCGGTGTCACCGGGTTCGATTATTTCGTCTCCAAAGCACTTTTTATTTCTATCGAAATTCGACCGATTGCTTATGATTACACCGTATATAACATCCGACCGCAAGTCGGTTTGAAACTTCTATCGTCAGATTCTCATGGATTTGACTTTCTGTCCAATCCGATGTTAAAAATTGGATTAGATTCTAAAGTTCACACATAA